The nucleotide sequence CCCGCGTGAAACCGTTCCGCGCGTTGTAGAACCGCTCCGTGAGCCAGATCCGTTCCCCGATCTCCTTCAGGCCCTGCGGGGTGCGCGGTTCCCCCGTCACCCCCGAGAGCAGCTCCGCGTACTCCTCGAGGGAGGCGCCGAAAAAAGCGAACTTGCACGCCACGAGGGAGTCCACCGCCGCGTTCGTGTCCTCCGCGATCTTGATCATCCGCGCCTTCCCCGAGAAGGAGAACCGGTCCGACGCCACCGGCTTGCGAAGGATCTCGTGAGAGATGGGATACGCCCGCAGATGGCATCCGCCCCGGTTGCTGGTGACGTAGGCCAGCGCCATCCCGTAGGCCCCGCGCGGGTCGTAGGCGGGCAGCTCCAGCGACTTGACCGACATCGAGACCCCCGGTTTCCCGAGGGCCTGCGCCACTCGCCGGGACCCCTCCGCGAGAAGATCCCCCTCGCCCCGCCGATAAGCGATGTCCTGGAGAAGCGGGACGACCTCTTCCGGGGAGGGGAACCGTCCCCGCGCCTCGCCCCAGGCGGAAAGGGTGGCCGCGGCGGAGATCGTGTCCATCCCGAGGTCGTTGCAGGCGTCGTTCGAGCGGACGATCGCGTGGAGGTCGGCGATCGCGTTCAATGCCCCGAAGTGGGAGACCGTCTCGTACTCGGGCAGGGGGCGTCCGTCGGATGCGCGTTTCTTGCAACGGATGGGGCAGCCGAAACAGCCCTCCTTTTTCGCGCCGTACGCCGCGCGGATCGCCGGGCCGGAGTAGGCTTCGGCCCCGTCGAACACGGTGCGGCGGAAGTTCTCCGTGGGAGCCATCCGCCGCTGGCGCATGAGATCCACCAGCGCGGGAGTCCCGTACTCGGAGATCCCGAGCTCCCCGAAGATCACTGGGGAGGCCCGGAACAGGCGCAGGACGTCCGCGCGGGCGCGGTCAAACCGCTCCCTGTCGACCACCGGCACGGCGCGATCGCCGTCCACGGTGACGGCCTTGAGGTTCTTCTTTCCAAGGACGGCGCCTAAGCCCCCGCGTCCCACCGCGTTCCCCTCGCCCATCATGATGCTGGAGAAGAGCACCCCGTTCTCCCCGGCGGGGCCGATGGCGGCGACGCTTCCGCGGTCCGACAGCGCGCGCACCGTCTCCCCCACGCCCTTCCCCCACAGGACGTCGGCCGGGAGCAGCTCCTCTCCGGCGGCGGTGACGGCGAGGACGACGGGCCGGGGGCTTTTCCCCTCGACGAGGATGGCGAAAAGTCCCGCCGCGCGGAGGCGCCACGCGAACCGGCCGCCCGCGGAGCAGTCGTAGACGGTCCCCGTCAGGGGAGAGCGGGAGACGACTTCGATGCGCGCGGACGTCGGCGCCGGGGTACCGCACAGGGGGCCGACGGCGAAGACGACCGGCATCGCCGGGTCGAACGGGGAAAGGGTGTGGCGCCCCCGGAGCAGGCGCACGCCGAGGCCGCGCCCGCCGAGGTACGCCCGGAGGAACTCCGGTGGGATCTCCTCCCGCCGCATCCGCCCGGAGGAGAGGTCGACGACGAGCATATGTTCATGCAGGTGCATGCGCACTATTGTACCGTGGACGGCGCTTTCCACCGGTCGTATCGCACCAGGACCAGCAACCCGGGTATGGCGGCGAGGGCGCTGATGACGAAGTAGCTCTCCCAGCCGTACGTCTTGGCGAGGAATCCGGAGGGCGCGCCGGCGATCACCCGCGTGACGGCCATGAGGCTGGTGAGCAGGGCGTACTGGGTGGCGGTGAACCGCTTGTCGCACAGGCTCATGAGGAAGGCGGCGTACGCCGCCGTTCCCATCCCGCTGCACAGGTTCTCGATCCCGATCGCCGCCACCATCATCGGGTAGTGGTGCCCCAGGCGGGCCAGCGCGAGGAACGCGAGGGTGGACACCGACTGGAGGATCCCGAAGATCCACAGGGA is from Deltaproteobacteria bacterium and encodes:
- a CDS encoding aldehyde ferredoxin oxidoreductase family protein, whose translation is MHLHEHMLVVDLSSGRMRREEIPPEFLRAYLGGRGLGVRLLRGRHTLSPFDPAMPVVFAVGPLCGTPAPTSARIEVVSRSPLTGTVYDCSAGGRFAWRLRAAGLFAILVEGKSPRPVVLAVTAAGEELLPADVLWGKGVGETVRALSDRGSVAAIGPAGENGVLFSSIMMGEGNAVGRGGLGAVLGKKNLKAVTVDGDRAVPVVDRERFDRARADVLRLFRASPVIFGELGISEYGTPALVDLMRQRRMAPTENFRRTVFDGAEAYSGPAIRAAYGAKKEGCFGCPIRCKKRASDGRPLPEYETVSHFGALNAIADLHAIVRSNDACNDLGMDTISAAATLSAWGEARGRFPSPEEVVPLLQDIAYRRGEGDLLAEGSRRVAQALGKPGVSMSVKSLELPAYDPRGAYGMALAYVTSNRGGCHLRAYPISHEILRKPVASDRFSFSGKARMIKIAEDTNAAVDSLVACKFAFFGASLEEYAELLSGVTGEPRTPQGLKEIGERIWLTERFYNARNGFTRADDDLPARFFTEAGSSGEGIDIPPIDRARFGDELTKYYRIRGLRDDGSFPDDGFLEREP